A window from gamma proteobacterium SS-5 encodes these proteins:
- a CDS encoding PAS domain-containing protein: MKKNFPVTQREISYGDDVILTSTTDLKGIITYANNDFIKISGYSEDELLGSNHNIVRHPDMPPAAFQHLWDTVKTGQSWRGIVKNRSKNGDHYWVDAYVTPVVEHGQTIGYQSVRTRPNREQIQQAEALYAKLNDGSLSKLPSSRKALDLGLNLRIPLALGLLFLLSLGAALLGQMRPEQAALIAWLNAGASGLGTLVIWQLLHHTLIKPMGHVVEIAKAISQGDLLKKIEINRQDELGEMLQALKMMQARLRTVIGRLSESANEVAGAADDLALSADGVVRFMGQQSSETEQVATAMNQMTATVNEVSNSVVATADAAHNANQKASQGQQMISDTLSEIRTLVQRIEQSSNTVQELQDSGQNIVKIMTVIQEIAEQTNLLALNAAIEAARAGDVGRGFAVVADEVRTLASRTKSATEEINDMVNALGTGIQGTTQAMGEVRERALSTQQFAEDMGQALGEITGSISQISSMANQIATASTEQSSVSEEINRNIVRIHELSEETMQQARISSQAGSNLAGLAGKLQRIAATFNTGGGLQRLDFGQAKQAHLDWKRRVRALLDSKGQIDPGQLVTHKNCVLGKWYYDTGLRKYGDHAEMKALERPHAEFHRKVREIVDQNRLGKKHEAERLFSELDRLSGEIVRQLEALERKLGQ; the protein is encoded by the coding sequence ATGAAAAAGAATTTTCCCGTCACCCAGCGTGAAATCAGCTACGGCGACGACGTAATCCTGACATCGACCACGGACCTCAAGGGCATCATCACCTACGCCAACAACGACTTCATCAAGATCAGCGGCTACAGCGAGGATGAGCTGCTCGGCAGCAACCACAACATAGTGCGCCACCCGGACATGCCGCCGGCCGCCTTCCAGCACCTCTGGGATACCGTCAAGACGGGCCAATCCTGGCGCGGCATCGTCAAGAACCGCAGCAAGAACGGCGACCACTACTGGGTGGATGCCTACGTCACCCCGGTGGTGGAGCATGGCCAGACCATCGGCTACCAATCGGTGCGCACCCGCCCCAACCGCGAGCAGATCCAGCAGGCCGAGGCCCTCTACGCCAAGCTCAACGACGGCAGCCTGAGCAAGCTCCCCAGCTCGCGCAAGGCCCTGGACCTGGGTCTGAATCTGCGCATTCCCCTGGCCCTGGGGCTGCTCTTTCTGCTCAGCCTGGGCGCTGCCCTGCTGGGACAGATGCGGCCCGAACAGGCCGCCCTGATCGCCTGGCTCAACGCCGGGGCCAGCGGCCTGGGCACGCTGGTGATCTGGCAATTGCTGCATCACACCCTGATCAAGCCCATGGGGCATGTGGTGGAGATCGCCAAGGCCATCAGCCAGGGCGATCTATTGAAGAAGATCGAGATCAACCGGCAGGACGAACTGGGCGAGATGCTACAGGCGCTAAAGATGATGCAGGCACGCCTGCGCACCGTCATCGGGCGCCTTTCCGAAAGCGCCAACGAGGTGGCCGGAGCCGCCGACGACCTGGCCCTGTCCGCCGATGGCGTGGTGCGCTTCATGGGTCAGCAAAGCTCCGAGACCGAGCAGGTAGCCACCGCCATGAACCAGATGACGGCCACGGTCAACGAAGTATCCAACAGCGTAGTGGCCACCGCAGATGCCGCCCACAACGCCAACCAAAAGGCCAGCCAGGGCCAGCAGATGATCAGCGACACCCTGAGCGAGATCCGCACCCTGGTACAGCGCATCGAGCAGTCATCCAACACCGTGCAGGAGTTGCAGGACAGCGGTCAGAACATCGTCAAGATCATGACGGTCATCCAGGAGATAGCCGAGCAGACCAATCTGCTGGCGCTCAACGCCGCCATCGAGGCGGCCCGCGCCGGCGATGTGGGCCGAGGCTTCGCCGTGGTGGCCGATGAGGTGCGCACCCTGGCCTCGCGCACCAAAAGCGCCACCGAGGAGATCAACGACATGGTCAACGCCCTGGGCACCGGCATCCAGGGCACCACCCAGGCCATGGGCGAGGTGCGCGAACGCGCCCTCTCCACCCAGCAGTTCGCCGAGGACATGGGCCAGGCGCTGGGCGAGATCACCGGCTCCATCAGCCAGATCTCCAGCATGGCCAACCAGATCGCCACCGCCTCCACCGAGCAGAGCAGCGTCTCGGAGGAGATCAACCGCAACATCGTGCGCATCCACGAACTCTCCGAGGAGACCATGCAGCAGGCCCGCATCAGCAGCCAGGCCGGTTCCAATCTGGCCGGTCTGGCCGGCAAGCTGCAACGCATCGCCGCCACCTTCAACACCGGCGGCGGCCTGCAGCGGCTTGACTTCGGCCAGGCCAAGCAGGCCCATCTGGACTGGAAGCGCCGTGTCCGCGCCCTGCTCGACAGCAAGGGGCAAATCGACCCAGGGCAGTTGGTCACCCACAAGAACTGCGTGCTGGGCAAGTGGTATTACGATACCGGCCTGCGCAAATACGGTGACCATGCGGAAATGAAGGCCTTAGAACGCCCCCACGCCGAATTCCACCGCAAGGTGCGGGAAATCGTCGATCAAAATCGACTGGGCAAAAAGCATGAGGCCGAGCGCCTGTTCAGCGAACTAGACCGCCTCTCCGGTGAAATCGTCCGCCAGCTGGAGGCCCTGGAGCGCAAGCTGGGCCAATAA
- a CDS encoding L,D-transpeptidase family protein, translated as MIRSLSWLSVLLLGLSLSLAVAEPMPGAATVADVPPVVPIRADVVPEPPEHPLTPEASPQPRQGAAEPRLVEPAASAGLEPLVEPQAEGPLADPNPVQKHEPGPEAEQPSTAPGTDTETDQTMATEVPEADPTGPEGAPGPRPVAEVEPRTDFVAALKGLLSGQSALPAGLKLYRKAALTRLYQANGYGPLWRAEAIASFSQALDGLVLDGLLADAYRLEPILFYLEDAALQPEDAAEWALVDLSLSEALLRLLHNLEYGKVDPEQLDADYNYPKARRSDNRDSQLLAWIKQGQIDQALAAARPQHEQYWLLREALVEHYRHIGSQGWQHIPAGRALKLGMKNARVPLLRQRLDLGLAAEQDETRYDEALEQAVRDFQEERNLNIDGIVGPVTLAAMNITIGQRIDQIRINLERQRWFDPLAEEEYLLIDVAGFKLRWVRQGETIWQERVQVGKSATRTPIFSDRMEHLIFNPTWSVPPGINRRTILPSLKIDPGYLDKKGYQLLDEQGKRIDPHAVDWKSLDRMPYIVRQPPGPNNALGRVKFMFPNTHHVFLHDTNHRELFSREVRTTSSGCVRLRDPFELAERLLGRQGWDRARIDRVLASGSTLQANLEQPLPIFIRYLTAEAANGRVNFRNDIYSRDAKLLARLDGPYQEHLADMPKQRQARIRAQLRSASKADHLPTDPEVIGVPPVERGSVPSSSWKASFIDL; from the coding sequence ATGATTCGTTCTCTGTCATGGTTATCTGTGTTGCTGTTGGGCCTGAGCCTGAGTCTGGCGGTGGCCGAGCCGATGCCGGGCGCTGCCACTGTGGCCGATGTGCCGCCGGTTGTGCCGATCCGTGCCGATGTTGTCCCTGAGCCCCCTGAACACCCATTGACCCCAGAAGCCTCTCCGCAGCCACGGCAGGGCGCGGCCGAGCCGCGGCTGGTGGAGCCCGCTGCGTCCGCAGGACTCGAGCCTCTTGTCGAGCCCCAGGCAGAGGGGCCTCTGGCCGACCCCAACCCGGTGCAGAAGCACGAACCGGGGCCCGAGGCTGAGCAGCCGAGCACAGCGCCCGGCACAGACACTGAAACGGATCAGACGATGGCCACAGAAGTGCCCGAGGCCGATCCGACCGGCCCGGAAGGTGCGCCTGGCCCGCGCCCAGTCGCCGAGGTCGAACCCCGGACGGACTTTGTCGCTGCCCTCAAGGGGCTGTTGTCTGGCCAGAGCGCCCTGCCGGCCGGGCTCAAACTCTACCGCAAGGCAGCCCTGACTCGCCTGTATCAGGCCAATGGGTACGGCCCCCTGTGGCGGGCCGAGGCCATTGCCTCCTTCTCCCAGGCCCTGGATGGCCTGGTGCTGGACGGTCTGCTGGCGGATGCTTATCGCCTGGAGCCGATCCTGTTCTATCTGGAAGATGCCGCCTTGCAACCCGAGGATGCCGCCGAGTGGGCCCTGGTCGATCTGAGCCTGAGCGAGGCCCTGCTGCGCCTGCTGCATAACCTGGAATACGGCAAGGTAGATCCCGAGCAACTGGATGCCGATTACAACTATCCCAAGGCAAGGCGCTCAGACAACCGTGACAGTCAGCTTCTGGCCTGGATCAAACAGGGGCAGATCGATCAGGCCCTGGCCGCAGCGCGACCGCAGCACGAACAATACTGGCTGCTGCGTGAGGCTCTGGTGGAGCATTACCGGCACATCGGCAGCCAGGGCTGGCAGCACATACCCGCCGGGCGGGCCCTCAAGCTGGGCATGAAGAATGCCCGCGTACCCCTGCTGCGCCAACGCCTGGACCTGGGGCTGGCCGCCGAGCAGGATGAAACCCGCTACGATGAGGCCCTGGAGCAGGCGGTGCGCGATTTTCAGGAGGAACGCAACCTCAACATAGACGGCATCGTCGGCCCCGTCACGCTTGCGGCGATGAACATCACCATCGGCCAGCGCATCGATCAGATCCGCATCAATCTGGAGCGCCAGCGCTGGTTCGACCCCCTGGCCGAGGAGGAATACCTGCTGATCGACGTGGCCGGTTTCAAGCTGCGCTGGGTACGCCAGGGCGAAACCATCTGGCAGGAGCGGGTACAGGTGGGCAAGTCCGCCACCCGCACGCCCATCTTCAGCGACCGCATGGAGCATCTGATCTTCAACCCGACCTGGTCGGTGCCGCCTGGTATCAATCGGCGCACCATACTGCCCAGCCTGAAGATCGACCCCGGTTACCTGGACAAAAAGGGCTACCAGCTGCTTGACGAGCAGGGCAAGCGCATCGATCCCCATGCGGTGGACTGGAAATCACTCGATCGCATGCCCTATATCGTGCGCCAGCCGCCCGGCCCCAACAATGCCCTGGGCCGGGTCAAGTTCATGTTCCCCAACACGCATCACGTGTTTCTGCACGACACCAACCATAGGGAACTGTTCAGCCGCGAGGTGCGTACCACCAGCTCCGGCTGCGTGCGCCTGCGTGACCCCTTTGAGCTGGCCGAGCGCCTGTTGGGCCGCCAGGGCTGGGACAGGGCTCGCATCGACCGGGTGTTGGCCAGCGGCAGCACCCTGCAGGCCAATCTGGAGCAACCCCTGCCGATCTTCATCCGCTACCTGACGGCCGAGGCGGCCAATGGTCGGGTCAATTTCCGCAACGACATCTACTCCCGCGATGCCAAGCTGCTGGCCCGGCTGGATGGACCCTACCAAGAGCACCTGGCAGACATGCCCAAGCAGCGCCAGGCGCGTATCCGTGCTCAGTTGCGCTCCGCCAGCAAGGCCGATCACCTGCCGACCGACCCTGAGGTCATCGGCGTTCCCCCTGTAGAAAGGGGTTCCGTCCCATCCAGCAGCTGGAAGGCCAGCTTTATCGATCTCTGA